A part of Myxococcales bacterium genomic DNA contains:
- the fghA gene encoding S-formylglutathione hydrolase — MSDLRLNKKSLCFSGQTAYYTFNSAVCQGPMNFSIFLPKASETQKCPVLFWLSGLTCTEENFMAKAGAQRVANELGLIIVCPDTSPRHANIPGEGDCEHLGLGAGFYVDATQAPWSKNYQMYSFVSKELPKLIDDNFPTVPCAKGIFGHSMGGHGALMVGLKNQDLFKSISAFAPISSPSTSPSGQNAFRVYLGEDQELWKHYDSSFLIAHAQKKMPLLVDQGNSDHLIDTSLRPEKLSDAAQKNDYPLTLRMRPGYDHSYYFVATFIEEHLRYHAEIVKNYC; from the coding sequence ATGTCTGATCTAAGGCTCAATAAAAAAAGTTTATGTTTCTCTGGGCAAACTGCTTACTACACTTTTAATTCAGCGGTGTGCCAAGGCCCAATGAATTTTTCTATCTTTTTACCCAAAGCGAGTGAGACACAAAAATGTCCGGTTTTGTTTTGGCTTTCGGGACTCACCTGCACCGAAGAAAATTTCATGGCAAAAGCTGGAGCTCAACGAGTTGCAAATGAATTGGGATTAATAATTGTATGTCCCGACACCAGCCCACGACATGCAAATATCCCTGGTGAAGGTGATTGCGAACATTTGGGTTTAGGCGCTGGGTTTTATGTCGATGCAACCCAAGCTCCGTGGAGCAAAAATTATCAGATGTATAGTTTTGTCTCAAAAGAACTACCAAAACTTATTGACGATAACTTTCCTACTGTTCCTTGCGCCAAAGGTATTTTTGGTCATTCCATGGGCGGACATGGAGCTTTGATGGTGGGTCTTAAGAATCAAGACTTATTTAAATCTATCTCGGCATTTGCTCCTATCTCATCTCCCAGCACTTCCCCTTCGGGTCAAAATGCCTTTCGTGTCTATTTGGGCGAAGATCAAGAGCTTTGGAAACATTACGATTCAAGTTTTTTGATAGCTCACGCACAAAAAAAAATGCCCCTCTTGGTTGATCAAGGCAATTCTGATCATTTGATTGACACAAGCTTACGGCCAGAAAAACTCAGTGATGCTGCACAAAAAAATGATTACCCTCTCACCTTGCGCATGCGGCCAGGCTATGACCATAGCTATTATTTTGTGGCCACTTTTATTGAAGAGCACCTTAGGTATCATGCTGAAATTGTAAAAAATTATTGCTAG